One window from the genome of Gimesia aquarii encodes:
- a CDS encoding sugar phosphate isomerase/epimerase family protein produces MRLGMINSAWAQAGRDTVWGLEKTKALGFDCVDIFIDPLDADVRERKLVKDTCDRLDLPIVSVCCVAVGLIDFNPSVQRFHFQRVKAYLDLCYEYEAQNLLLVLGEYIWNREVIPPEEQWKQGVVQCRSLATYADSLGLKIALELEPFPLSLLNDVDSMVRFVDEVNHPALKANIDISHLVLANVKPEELRKLQGKAIHVHISDCDGKVHGDLPPGRGVVPFEPYLDEIKKLNIEGAISLELEYSPDPDKIEEWVQEAYESTNALLQKTGLRG; encoded by the coding sequence ATGAGACTTGGAATGATAAACTCTGCCTGGGCACAAGCAGGCCGAGATACCGTCTGGGGCTTAGAAAAGACAAAAGCGCTTGGATTTGACTGTGTCGATATTTTTATCGATCCACTTGATGCTGATGTCCGTGAACGAAAACTGGTCAAAGATACGTGCGATCGGCTCGATCTGCCGATTGTCTCAGTGTGTTGTGTGGCAGTGGGATTAATCGACTTCAATCCAAGTGTGCAACGTTTTCATTTCCAAAGGGTAAAAGCTTATCTCGATTTGTGTTACGAGTACGAGGCCCAAAATCTACTGCTGGTGCTGGGAGAATACATCTGGAACCGGGAAGTGATACCGCCGGAAGAACAATGGAAACAGGGAGTCGTGCAATGCCGGTCGCTTGCTACATATGCGGATTCTCTGGGATTAAAAATCGCTCTCGAACTGGAACCGTTTCCGCTTTCATTATTGAACGACGTCGATTCAATGGTTCGTTTTGTGGATGAGGTGAATCATCCTGCGTTAAAAGCCAACATTGATATTTCCCATTTGGTATTAGCGAACGTGAAACCAGAAGAATTGAGGAAATTACAGGGGAAAGCGATCCACGTTCATATTTCTGACTGTGACGGTAAAGTACACGGCGATTTGCCTCCGGGGCGGGGAGTGGTTCCTTTCGAACCTTATCTGGATGAAATCAAAAAATTGAACATTGAGGGGGCGATTTCGCTGGAATTGGAATATTCTCCTGATCCCGACAAAATTGAGGAATGGGTCCAGGAAGCCTATGAATCGACCAACGCTTTGCTGCAAAAGACAGGTTTGAGGGGTTAA
- a CDS encoding MFS transporter yields MTAIDSPATQSTDKLLKMRLYLMMFLQYFVQGCYLPIITLYLIDALGFSAWQIGVFGSALAVGPLVAPFIFGQIVDRHYSTERVLSFCHFSGGILMLVLFVQHSFWPVVILGVLYSVLYIPTMMLTNSLTFQHLKDREKEFPMIRLWGTIGFVVPAWVAEGVFLANLKGQELNTGRGIVLAMAGVAGIIMALYCLTLPHTPPVKSDKKDLAPGKVLKMLKLRHFLVLVLVTFIISIVHKFYFQWNAPFLKAMLGLGQVQGAWEQRISSIGQVFEVLVMAGLGFALKKFGFKTVMLVGLLSYLMRSVIFAYASTIENSFALVLSLTCLGQAMHGLCFGCFLAAAYIYVDKVAPLDVRGSMQTFFGTFVFSLGMFAGGFISGKIGDFFTSTGKGTLIRSQMNVQSESGVLAFTQKNLDGDVINLFRDWPGIWLSSAAIALLATLLFWAFFPKVHSATPLTQTEETT; encoded by the coding sequence ATGACCGCAATCGACAGCCCGGCTACACAAAGTACAGATAAACTTCTCAAGATGCGTCTTTATCTGATGATGTTTCTTCAGTACTTTGTTCAAGGATGTTATTTACCCATCATCACATTGTATCTGATTGATGCGCTCGGCTTTTCAGCCTGGCAGATTGGAGTGTTTGGCTCCGCATTGGCTGTGGGACCTTTAGTAGCCCCCTTTATTTTTGGACAGATTGTCGACCGCCATTACTCGACAGAACGAGTGCTCTCGTTCTGTCATTTTTCTGGTGGGATCCTCATGCTGGTCCTGTTTGTGCAGCATAGTTTCTGGCCTGTCGTCATTTTAGGAGTACTCTATTCGGTGCTCTATATTCCGACGATGATGTTGACCAATTCACTCACATTTCAGCATTTGAAAGACCGCGAAAAAGAATTCCCCATGATTCGCTTATGGGGGACGATCGGTTTTGTCGTCCCCGCTTGGGTCGCGGAAGGAGTATTTCTGGCAAATCTCAAAGGTCAGGAACTGAATACCGGGCGAGGAATTGTATTGGCGATGGCAGGTGTCGCAGGAATTATAATGGCCCTCTATTGTCTCACGCTTCCCCATACTCCTCCGGTCAAAAGTGATAAAAAAGATCTGGCTCCGGGGAAAGTTCTCAAGATGCTGAAACTGCGTCACTTTCTAGTGCTTGTACTCGTCACATTTATTATCTCCATCGTGCATAAATTTTACTTCCAATGGAACGCCCCGTTCTTGAAGGCAATGTTGGGGTTGGGACAGGTGCAGGGTGCCTGGGAGCAGAGAATCAGTTCCATCGGTCAAGTCTTTGAAGTGCTGGTGATGGCGGGACTCGGATTTGCTCTCAAAAAATTTGGATTCAAGACTGTAATGCTGGTTGGCCTCTTATCGTATTTGATGAGATCAGTCATTTTTGCCTACGCCTCGACAATCGAGAACTCTTTTGCCCTCGTTCTCTCGCTCACCTGCCTGGGACAGGCCATGCATGGGCTCTGTTTTGGTTGCTTTCTGGCCGCCGCTTATATTTATGTCGATAAAGTGGCTCCTCTCGATGTTCGAGGGAGTATGCAAACGTTCTTCGGAACGTTTGTGTTTAGTTTAGGAATGTTTGCAGGTGGATTCATCAGTGGAAAAATCGGGGACTTTTTCACTTCAACAGGAAAAGGCACGTTAATCCGATCACAAATGAATGTTCAATCAGAATCTGGAGTCCTGGCTTTCACTCAAAAAAACTTAGACGGCGATGTGATTAATTTATTTCGAGACTGGCCTGGTATCTGGTTGAGCAGTGCCGCCATTGCCCTCTTAGCGACGTTACTGTTCTGGGCTTTCTTCCCCAAAGTCCATTCTGCAACTCCTTTGACTCAGACTGAAGAAACGACCTAA
- a CDS encoding tetratricopeptide repeat protein: MTSDKNKKIAADCWRRGNEALAKENWDYSIDMFTTAVKLEPEALLYRQTKRGAERKKYGDNNSGSKMGVLKITGLKTKIKNSRRKKDWVSVDQYAEEGLSINPWDPGLNAEMAEACKNLGYEDSAIFGYKMAIENDKTNKGYYTDLGLLLEEKGEFKQARECWEMALKLDPVDGDARSKVTALMATETRVRGGYEGAENSSGAKKGQSAYDEGRATREQRQQAQKGNAPDGPGQSLEADLQRAIRKEPENKDHYLRMADFYRREGKLPEAKENYEKAFELSGKDANIGEQIEDIELEKLREQLVKAREQFNADRENAEAKKQLTLISKALIKREIDVMSRRVERYPADLRIKFELAQRFIRLKKWGQAISLLQQSVKDTRISSEALVALGKCFYAEKKKELAKRQFEKALPSLSPDDKPDIYKEAHYLLGRLYQESGEKDKAADHYSEILAVDYDYKDVKDRLEGL; this comes from the coding sequence ATGACATCTGACAAAAACAAAAAAATTGCGGCAGATTGCTGGCGAAGGGGCAACGAAGCCTTGGCCAAAGAAAATTGGGATTATTCCATTGATATGTTTACTACTGCTGTAAAGCTGGAACCCGAAGCGCTTCTCTATCGGCAGACCAAACGTGGCGCTGAGCGTAAAAAATATGGCGATAACAATTCCGGTTCAAAAATGGGAGTCCTAAAAATCACCGGATTGAAGACGAAGATCAAAAACTCGCGCCGTAAAAAAGATTGGGTCTCAGTCGATCAGTATGCAGAAGAAGGCCTGTCAATTAACCCCTGGGATCCTGGTTTAAATGCGGAAATGGCTGAGGCCTGTAAGAATCTGGGTTATGAAGATTCTGCCATTTTCGGATATAAAATGGCCATTGAAAATGATAAGACAAACAAAGGTTATTACACCGACTTGGGACTGTTATTAGAAGAGAAGGGCGAGTTCAAACAGGCCAGAGAATGCTGGGAGATGGCATTGAAACTGGATCCTGTCGATGGGGATGCCCGTTCCAAAGTAACTGCTTTGATGGCTACAGAGACCAGGGTACGAGGAGGTTATGAGGGCGCTGAGAACTCAAGTGGTGCGAAGAAGGGGCAGTCTGCCTATGATGAAGGACGGGCGACACGCGAACAGAGACAGCAGGCCCAAAAGGGAAACGCACCAGATGGCCCGGGACAGTCGCTCGAAGCAGACCTCCAGCGTGCTATTCGAAAAGAACCTGAAAATAAAGACCATTATTTAAGAATGGCTGATTTTTATCGACGTGAAGGAAAATTACCGGAAGCAAAGGAAAATTATGAAAAAGCCTTTGAGCTTTCCGGGAAAGACGCCAACATCGGAGAACAGATTGAAGATATCGAGCTTGAAAAGTTGAGAGAACAACTGGTCAAAGCAAGAGAACAATTTAATGCAGACCGCGAAAATGCGGAAGCGAAGAAGCAGTTGACCTTGATCAGTAAAGCGCTAATCAAGCGAGAAATCGATGTCATGTCCAGACGGGTCGAACGTTACCCAGCCGATTTGAGGATTAAATTCGAGTTGGCCCAACGCTTTATTCGACTGAAAAAATGGGGGCAGGCGATTTCATTACTGCAACAGTCAGTGAAAGATACACGAATCAGTTCCGAGGCTTTGGTGGCGTTAGGGAAATGTTTCTACGCAGAAAAGAAAAAAGAGCTTGCCAAACGTCAGTTTGAGAAGGCACTGCCTTCTCTTTCTCCAGATGACAAACCCGATATTTATAAAGAAGCACACTATCTGCTAGGTCGCTTATATCAAGAATCGGGTGAGAAAGACAAAGCAGCCGATCACTATAGCGAGATTTTAGCCGTCGATTACGATTACAAAGATGTCAAAGATCGGTTGGAAGGTCTTTAA
- a CDS encoding sulfate adenylyltransferase — protein MADLIAPHGGLSEPVCCTVSAEEIDSFKAEAATLPKVPVSAADLSTVYRLGDGTLSPLTGPMGEEVYNRVLDEACIEVNGKQYAWTIPLALPVTSELAGTLSSGQKVALTNPAGDIVATLDITDVYEWDKPKYLKSVYQTERTDHPGAAMVLEGDADNSHLIGGEIRVLPQPKNSAFGKYVLTPREVRALIADKGWDAVVAFQTRNPLHRAHEYALVYGLETLLRQGKNAGAVLNPLIGETKSDDVSAEIRMETYEKLIENRELGDGDSDPELWGPRDDNPPDRVLLLGLDIKMFYGGPKEAVMHGIYRQNMGYTNIVIGRKHADAPYADGTAIWGDFDAQEIFNNLAGELLIEPVNVGFAAFYESLGRVDLMENHSEEKPVFISGKQVRATLQEGEMVDPRIMRESTSKILSEAMKVS, from the coding sequence ATGGCTGATCTGATTGCCCCTCATGGTGGATTGAGTGAACCTGTCTGTTGTACTGTTTCTGCTGAGGAAATTGATAGCTTCAAAGCCGAAGCCGCAACGCTTCCTAAAGTCCCTGTTTCTGCAGCTGATTTATCAACCGTCTACCGTTTGGGAGATGGTACATTGAGCCCCTTAACGGGACCAATGGGTGAAGAAGTTTATAACCGTGTCCTCGATGAAGCGTGCATCGAAGTGAATGGTAAGCAGTATGCATGGACGATTCCTTTGGCTTTGCCTGTCACTTCGGAATTAGCAGGTACACTTTCCAGTGGGCAAAAAGTCGCGTTAACAAATCCCGCAGGGGATATCGTTGCCACTTTGGATATTACGGATGTCTATGAGTGGGACAAGCCCAAATATCTGAAGAGTGTATATCAGACCGAACGCACCGATCATCCAGGCGCGGCGATGGTCCTCGAAGGCGATGCTGACAACTCTCACCTCATTGGTGGAGAGATTCGCGTTTTACCACAACCCAAAAATAGTGCATTCGGAAAATATGTGCTCACGCCCCGTGAAGTACGTGCTCTGATTGCCGATAAAGGCTGGGATGCTGTAGTCGCATTTCAAACTCGTAACCCTCTGCACCGTGCTCACGAATACGCTCTGGTTTACGGTTTGGAAACTTTGTTGCGACAAGGCAAAAACGCAGGTGCGGTTTTGAATCCACTCATCGGTGAAACCAAAAGTGACGATGTGAGTGCCGAAATTCGGATGGAGACTTATGAAAAACTGATCGAGAATCGGGAACTCGGGGACGGTGACAGTGATCCTGAATTGTGGGGACCACGCGATGACAATCCTCCAGATCGGGTTTTATTGCTCGGCCTGGATATCAAAATGTTCTACGGCGGTCCTAAAGAAGCCGTCATGCATGGCATCTACCGCCAGAACATGGGATACACCAACATCGTCATTGGTCGTAAGCATGCCGATGCTCCCTACGCTGATGGAACCGCCATCTGGGGCGACTTCGATGCCCAGGAGATCTTCAATAATCTGGCGGGTGAATTGTTGATTGAACCTGTTAACGTTGGCTTTGCTGCCTTTTATGAATCATTGGGGCGTGTTGACCTGATGGAAAACCACTCGGAAGAAAAGCCAGTTTTCATTTCCGGAAAACAGGTGCGAGCGACCCTCCAGGAAGGCGAAATGGTCGACCCACGCATCATGCGGGAAAGTACTTCAAAAATTCTATCTGAAGCAATGAAAGTATCCTGA
- a CDS encoding Hsp20/alpha crystallin family protein, which yields MNRQDSNEERGEMAHPGQYVFTPPIDIYETEAGLVLYADLPGVSVGSLELQVQDNKLTLLGKVEPQIPEGAQPLHQEYEVGNYLRSFILSGEIVHSEIEAKLTNGVLRIFLPKAPKAEPRRIQVNTG from the coding sequence ATGAATCGACAAGACAGTAATGAAGAACGAGGGGAAATGGCTCATCCCGGTCAATATGTTTTCACGCCCCCGATTGATATCTATGAAACAGAAGCCGGTCTTGTGCTGTATGCTGATCTTCCCGGAGTTTCTGTCGGTTCACTTGAATTACAGGTTCAGGACAACAAGCTCACATTACTGGGTAAAGTGGAACCTCAAATTCCTGAAGGAGCACAACCACTACATCAAGAATATGAAGTAGGGAATTATCTGCGATCATTCATTCTCAGTGGAGAAATTGTGCATAGTGAAATTGAAGCGAAGCTGACAAATGGTGTCTTGCGTATTTTCCTTCCCAAAGCTCCTAAAGCAGAACCCCGTAGAATTCAGGTCAATACTGGTTGA
- a CDS encoding tetratricopeptide repeat protein: protein MAVVAVIALLIFYFYGGTDSSRSKKSGHVESIQKPDKVKQNELIAYLKQHPQDEFAHFQLGELIKDRAPYQALENFSHVTPMHPRYYEAVDAIAEISLKQNLPKQAKKALLTLVRKFPQQSRYQDLLARLLLEERDYDRALKHATRSIELGANQAENHMLVANILRQAGRASEMCAPLKQALFLEPELLEAHLNLAYAALYSGDLQTAEREALWCLKQNPLSNTALRYLAQIDRSRGNIPEALSHIEQALVIDPEDFESLLLKADLLIYQRAGQQAYDLLKPLYLEHQTDRRYITALSRAAGLIGNRKEVLQLQRQNQLLIKEDDLKPSTLQSETIEDSQSR, encoded by the coding sequence GTGGCTGTTGTCGCTGTCATTGCATTACTGATTTTTTATTTCTACGGCGGAACTGATTCTTCTCGCTCAAAAAAATCTGGTCACGTAGAATCAATTCAGAAACCTGATAAAGTCAAACAGAATGAATTGATCGCTTATTTAAAACAACATCCCCAAGATGAGTTCGCACATTTTCAGTTAGGAGAGTTAATCAAGGATCGAGCCCCTTACCAGGCATTGGAGAATTTTTCACATGTGACTCCCATGCATCCCCGTTATTACGAAGCCGTCGATGCAATTGCTGAAATTTCGCTGAAGCAGAATCTACCCAAACAAGCAAAAAAAGCGTTGTTAACGCTGGTTCGAAAGTTCCCTCAACAGAGTCGTTATCAGGATCTGTTAGCGAGGCTGTTACTTGAGGAGCGAGACTATGATCGAGCACTTAAGCATGCCACACGCAGTATCGAACTTGGTGCCAATCAAGCTGAGAATCATATGTTGGTTGCCAACATTCTACGACAAGCAGGAAGAGCCAGCGAAATGTGTGCCCCCTTGAAACAGGCTCTGTTTTTAGAACCCGAATTATTAGAGGCTCATTTAAATCTGGCATATGCAGCACTTTACTCGGGAGATTTGCAGACTGCCGAGCGGGAGGCACTGTGGTGTCTGAAACAGAATCCGTTATCGAATACCGCGTTACGTTATCTGGCACAAATTGATAGAAGCCGAGGGAATATTCCAGAAGCCCTCTCACATATCGAGCAGGCATTAGTGATTGATCCCGAGGATTTTGAAAGCCTGTTACTCAAAGCCGATTTGCTGATTTATCAAAGGGCAGGTCAACAGGCATATGACTTATTGAAGCCACTCTATCTAGAGCATCAAACCGATAGACGGTACATCACGGCATTGTCACGCGCTGCTGGTTTGATTGGGAATCGTAAAGAAGTTTTGCAGTTGCAAAGACAAAATCAGTTGCTGATTAAAGAAGATGATTTAAAACCTTCCACTTTGCAAAGTGAAACCATTGAAGATTCGCAATCTCGTTAG
- a CDS encoding CRTAC1 family protein, which yields MGWLDYDNDDLPDLYCGQGEEWRRSKKKKSDDSAIGLSNRLFRNQGKSRFQDVTTFAGLISIDYSMGIAVGDYNHDGFEDLYVSQFGRNLLYQNNGDGTFSNVSQVARVDDPGYGASCTWADLNGDGLLDLYVVNYLKIDRENYPLCSRKVDGSRVYFICHPRYVRGQYDVIYRNLGNGSFLNVSKKAGLHNEPARQGLGVFAADFDRDGDMDVYVANDSVANQLWVNNGHGVFTDQALVAGVAFNRAGDREAGMGIAGADYNNDGQLDLYVTNYYGETNTLYRNEGALFFLDVTDETGLATPSRMRLGFGASFLDLNNDGWEDLFVTNGHVHDRLAQLGRNEPYEQEPQVLLNQAGQWFRNVSQHAGPFFQKQQVGRGSAVADFNRDGLPDVAVSHLNGKLVLLENRSVTPNQSIGLQLIGTSSNRSAIGAIIELRVTSENLTRYCRGSSSYLSADERWVFLGVGKNQGPVTVKVTWPEGKTEIWSGLRPGRRYTLIEGASDSQDLSQIQR from the coding sequence GTGGGCTGGCTTGATTATGACAATGATGACTTGCCTGATTTGTACTGTGGGCAAGGCGAGGAGTGGCGAAGATCTAAGAAAAAAAAGAGTGATGATTCTGCAATCGGATTATCGAACCGTCTGTTTCGTAATCAGGGAAAGAGTCGATTTCAGGACGTAACGACATTTGCAGGCTTAATTTCGATCGATTATTCGATGGGGATTGCGGTCGGGGATTATAATCATGATGGCTTTGAAGATCTCTATGTGAGTCAGTTCGGCAGGAATCTTTTATATCAGAACAATGGAGATGGTACCTTCTCGAATGTCTCACAAGTGGCGCGTGTGGATGATCCCGGTTATGGTGCCAGTTGTACCTGGGCTGATTTGAACGGTGATGGATTGCTGGATCTTTATGTCGTCAATTATCTGAAAATTGATCGAGAGAATTATCCTCTTTGCAGCCGAAAGGTTGATGGAAGCCGCGTTTATTTTATTTGTCATCCGCGTTACGTACGTGGGCAATATGATGTGATCTATCGGAATTTAGGGAATGGTTCTTTTCTGAACGTCTCGAAAAAAGCGGGTTTACATAATGAGCCTGCCCGCCAGGGACTTGGCGTTTTTGCTGCGGACTTCGACCGCGATGGTGATATGGACGTGTATGTTGCCAATGACTCTGTTGCTAACCAGTTATGGGTGAATAATGGTCATGGCGTTTTTACAGATCAGGCTTTAGTAGCAGGTGTGGCGTTCAATCGTGCGGGAGACCGGGAAGCGGGAATGGGTATCGCCGGAGCAGATTATAACAACGATGGTCAGCTTGACCTCTATGTAACGAATTATTACGGCGAGACAAATACCTTGTACCGAAATGAAGGGGCTCTTTTTTTTCTGGATGTGACCGACGAAACCGGCCTGGCAACGCCCAGCCGCATGCGCCTGGGGTTTGGAGCCTCTTTTCTGGATTTGAATAATGATGGATGGGAAGATTTGTTTGTGACGAATGGTCACGTTCATGATCGACTGGCTCAACTGGGAAGAAATGAGCCTTACGAACAGGAACCGCAAGTGTTGCTCAATCAAGCAGGACAGTGGTTTCGAAATGTGTCTCAGCATGCAGGTCCCTTCTTTCAGAAACAACAGGTGGGGAGAGGCAGTGCCGTTGCAGATTTCAATCGGGATGGATTACCTGATGTTGCGGTCTCACATTTAAATGGGAAGTTAGTTCTGCTGGAGAATCGTTCTGTGACTCCCAATCAGAGTATTGGTTTGCAGCTCATTGGAACTAGCTCCAACAGAAGTGCCATTGGTGCCATCATTGAGCTGAGGGTGACGTCCGAAAATCTCACTCGCTATTGCCGGGGTAGCAGCAGTTATCTTTCGGCAGATGAACGTTGGGTCTTTTTAGGTGTGGGAAAGAATCAAGGTCCCGTTACGGTAAAAGTGACCTGGCCTGAAGGGAAAACGGAAATCTGGTCTGGATTACGACCGGGGAGGCGTTATACATTAATAGAAGGCGCAAGTGATTCTCAGGACCTGTCTCAAATACAGCGGTGA
- a CDS encoding SDR family NAD(P)-dependent oxidoreductase, with protein sequence MDLNLSGATVVITGGASGIGLVTARTFIEEGAQPILWDQTDQAELIADQLSDETGQTVLGFQVDITDLTAVQEITQQTLNRASQIDHLVHAAAIGSRKFGFPFTNLEPSDWPRVFEVNMQGMVHIAHTLAPVMQQAGRGSMTFISSIAGQIGSQTDPPYSASKAANINFAQCMAKDLAGYGIRVNSVCPGMVQTPLNQSVWQAWNDRQSKENQKTYEQWAGEKIKQLVPLQRWQTKEDIANMIVFLSSDRASQVTGQTINVDGGFVMHS encoded by the coding sequence ATGGATCTCAATTTGTCAGGTGCCACTGTCGTGATTACGGGCGGAGCAAGTGGCATCGGTCTGGTAACAGCGCGTACGTTCATCGAAGAAGGAGCTCAACCCATTCTTTGGGACCAGACCGATCAGGCCGAGTTGATTGCCGATCAATTGAGTGATGAGACCGGACAAACTGTGCTGGGGTTTCAAGTCGACATTACAGACTTGACGGCAGTCCAGGAAATCACTCAACAGACACTGAATCGCGCTTCTCAAATCGATCACCTGGTACATGCAGCTGCAATCGGCTCAAGAAAGTTCGGTTTTCCGTTCACGAATTTGGAACCCTCTGACTGGCCACGTGTGTTTGAAGTCAACATGCAAGGCATGGTGCATATTGCCCATACATTAGCCCCCGTTATGCAACAGGCTGGCAGGGGAAGTATGACATTTATCAGTTCGATCGCAGGTCAAATCGGTTCACAAACCGATCCCCCTTATAGTGCTTCCAAAGCCGCCAACATTAACTTTGCACAATGTATGGCTAAGGATTTAGCCGGGTATGGGATTCGTGTGAATTCCGTTTGTCCCGGAATGGTACAGACTCCCTTGAATCAATCGGTGTGGCAGGCTTGGAATGATCGTCAATCCAAAGAGAACCAGAAAACCTATGAGCAATGGGCAGGAGAAAAAATCAAACAACTGGTCCCGCTACAGCGCTGGCAGACGAAAGAAGATATCGCCAATATGATCGTTTTTCTCAGCTCAGATCGTGCCTCTCAAGTGACAGGACAAACGATTAATGTCGATGGTGGGTTTGTCATGCACTCGTGA
- a CDS encoding 3-keto-disaccharide hydrolase — MKQFPLCALIVCSLLFVLTHDSDADSKSPKWAATSVEKAGPDFQIQGEYSGILGEDSNEPLKYGVQVIALGDGAFQAVGYPGGLPGDGWNQQEKVTTKGEKTGNAITFKSEQGRGDLEDGKITIFDAEGNQVGTLKKVHRKSPTLGKKAPANAKVLFDSNRAKETVKNFTNGKITKDGLLKEGVTSKQKFKDGHLHLEFQLPFMPQARGQGRSNSGCYVLGRYEVQILDSFGLEGKDNECGGIYKVGAPSVNMCFPPLAWQTYDIDFQAAKYDKEGNKTDKAKITVKHNGVTIHDNREIDGPTPGGTNKDEAIAGPLFLQNHSNPVRFRNIWVIEK, encoded by the coding sequence ATGAAGCAATTCCCTCTCTGCGCTCTGATAGTCTGCTCTCTGCTTTTCGTTCTTACTCATGACAGTGATGCCGATTCCAAGTCTCCCAAATGGGCGGCAACCAGTGTTGAAAAGGCAGGCCCCGACTTCCAGATTCAGGGAGAGTACTCGGGAATTTTAGGGGAAGACAGTAATGAACCACTGAAATACGGTGTCCAGGTTATCGCGTTAGGTGATGGGGCGTTTCAGGCTGTCGGTTATCCGGGAGGCTTACCCGGTGATGGCTGGAATCAGCAAGAAAAAGTCACCACAAAAGGTGAAAAAACAGGTAATGCGATTACATTCAAATCTGAGCAAGGCCGTGGAGATCTGGAAGATGGTAAAATCACCATCTTCGATGCGGAAGGAAATCAGGTAGGAACCCTCAAGAAAGTACATCGAAAGAGCCCTACACTCGGTAAAAAAGCACCTGCCAATGCCAAGGTTTTGTTCGATTCAAATCGGGCGAAAGAAACCGTCAAAAATTTCACTAATGGTAAAATCACAAAAGACGGACTTTTAAAAGAGGGTGTCACCAGCAAACAGAAATTTAAAGATGGCCATCTCCATTTGGAGTTTCAGTTACCATTCATGCCTCAGGCACGCGGTCAAGGCAGAAGCAACAGTGGCTGCTATGTATTAGGACGTTATGAGGTCCAAATTCTGGATTCCTTCGGCCTGGAAGGTAAAGACAACGAATGCGGGGGGATTTATAAAGTGGGTGCTCCCAGTGTGAATATGTGTTTTCCGCCACTCGCCTGGCAGACATATGATATTGACTTCCAGGCAGCTAAATACGACAAAGAGGGTAACAAGACAGACAAAGCGAAAATCACAGTCAAACACAATGGAGTCACCATTCATGATAATCGCGAAATCGATGGCCCCACACCGGGGGGCACTAATAAAGACGAAGCGATTGCAGGTCCACTATTTCTGCAAAATCACTCGAATCCGGTTCGTTTCAGAAACATCTGGGTGATTGAAAAATAA
- a CDS encoding Hsp20/alpha crystallin family protein, which produces MPIFRWEQSWNPLRDLEREVDRLVQGVEFSVQGIRMPRQYPAVNIFELAHEYLITAELPGMLAEDLELTIANSVLTLKGHRNPPEIADGEISEERFRRQERTFGEWQRSISIPDRISEEHLSAEFNEGVLKIHLPKLEEEQPRQIPVSSGE; this is translated from the coding sequence ATGCCAATTTTTCGTTGGGAGCAATCTTGGAACCCGCTCAGAGATTTGGAGCGAGAAGTAGACCGTCTGGTTCAGGGGGTCGAATTCTCAGTTCAAGGGATCCGTATGCCCCGACAATATCCTGCGGTCAATATTTTTGAACTGGCTCACGAATATCTCATCACCGCAGAACTCCCCGGAATGCTGGCAGAAGACCTGGAATTGACGATTGCAAACAGTGTGCTCACTCTGAAAGGCCATCGTAATCCTCCTGAGATTGCCGATGGAGAGATCTCAGAAGAACGCTTCCGCCGTCAGGAACGAACCTTTGGAGAATGGCAGCGATCTATCAGCATTCCTGATCGAATTTCTGAAGAACATCTTTCAGCAGAATTTAACGAAGGGGTCCTTAAAATCCATCTACCCAAGCTCGAAGAAGAGCAACCCCGCCAAATTCCTGTGAGCTCTGGGGAATAG
- the rpsT gene encoding 30S ribosomal protein S20 yields the protein MPNSNSAKRSLRKSETRRLRNRSSRSELRSAIKNARTAIAGDDSQAVVKALQTATKKIDQAAAKGIIHKNAAARTKSRLAKSANKATAE from the coding sequence ATGCCAAATTCCAATAGTGCAAAAAGATCATTAAGAAAAAGCGAAACTCGTCGTCTTCGAAACCGTTCCAGCCGTTCGGAATTAAGATCCGCTATTAAAAACGCTCGCACTGCGATTGCAGGAGATGACTCTCAGGCTGTGGTGAAAGCCTTACAAACAGCAACCAAAAAAATTGATCAGGCTGCTGCGAAAGGCATCATCCATAAAAATGCGGCCGCTCGTACGAAATCACGACTGGCAAAATCTGCGAATAAAGCAACTGCTGAATAA